One stretch of Kiritimatiellaceae bacterium DNA includes these proteins:
- a CDS encoding GxxExxY protein — MPKHETYNPDLLHPELSHQIIGAAFDVHNELGPGWDEWDYHRAMLNALRTRDLTAESHLSKRLMHRDDPVDEFELDILAGNRVILELKHIRTGFASQHYTQLINYLKCWEKDLGMLINFGLERLSYKRVPHTPVSGEICFEGCWDSIESQMPDITGKIRASCKNVLALHGLGYGAESSKKILRRELAGQNLNPQVPEAAPSFNGIVFERRMLDSVLIDKNLLLSVTAFEDTTAMELARLRSGMKHLFVPAGVLLNFGKSKLTLRGVLL, encoded by the coding sequence ATGCCGAAACATGAAACATATAACCCGGATCTGTTGCACCCCGAATTATCGCATCAGATTATCGGGGCAGCATTCGATGTTCATAACGAACTTGGACCGGGATGGGATGAATGGGACTACCACCGGGCCATGCTGAATGCCTTGCGGACAAGAGACCTGACCGCTGAAAGTCACTTGAGCAAGCGGCTGATGCACCGGGATGACCCGGTTGATGAATTTGAACTGGATATTCTGGCGGGAAACCGGGTCATCCTCGAGCTCAAGCACATCCGGACCGGCTTTGCATCTCAGCATTACACACAACTGATCAATTATTTGAAATGCTGGGAAAAAGACCTCGGGATGCTCATTAATTTCGGCTTGGAACGTCTGTCTTACAAACGAGTGCCGCACACACCTGTCAGCGGGGAAATCTGCTTTGAGGGATGCTGGGATTCCATTGAGTCGCAAATGCCAGATATTACCGGGAAAATCCGAGCGTCTTGTAAAAATGTTCTGGCGCTGCACGGCCTTGGTTACGGCGCAGAATCTTCTAAAAAAATTCTGCGACGAGAACTCGCCGGGCAGAACCTGAACCCTCAAGTGCCGGAAGCGGCCCCGTCATTTAACGGAATCGTTTTTGAACGGCGTATGCTGGATTCCGTTCTTATTGATAAAAATCTTCTTCTTTCTGTAACTGCTTTTGAGGATACCACCGCCATGGAGCTGGCCCGGTTGCGCAGCGGTATGAAACATCTTTTTGTTCCTGCCGGAGTTTTGCTGAATTTCGGGAAATCAAAACTGACGTTACGAGGAGTTCTTCTCTAA